A DNA window from Massilia putida contains the following coding sequences:
- a CDS encoding HlyC/CorC family transporter: MPEHPADVRSDVKTHRSLFERLTALISPEPENRAELLEVLHDAHERNLIDADALSMIEGVFQVSDLSVRDIMVPRSQMDVIDITKPIEEWLPIVLETAHSRFPAIEGERDKVVGILLAKDLLRYYAEESFDVRDMLRPAIFIPESKRLNVLLRDFRANHNHMAIVVDEYSGVAGLITIEDVLEQIVGDIEDEYDFDEEEDNILSIKEGQLGPRWRVKALTEIEQFNEEIGVDLPEDDVDTIGGLVASHLGRMPHKGEVFDLENLRFEVLRADARQIHVLLVEKLPANDDDHD; encoded by the coding sequence ATGCCTGAGCACCCTGCTGACGTCCGTTCGGACGTTAAAACCCACCGGTCGCTGTTCGAACGGTTGACCGCACTGATTTCCCCCGAGCCCGAAAACCGCGCCGAGCTGCTCGAAGTGCTGCACGACGCCCACGAACGCAACCTCATCGACGCCGACGCCCTTTCCATGATCGAGGGCGTGTTCCAGGTCTCCGACCTGTCGGTGCGCGACATCATGGTCCCGCGCTCCCAGATGGACGTGATCGACATCACGAAGCCCATCGAGGAATGGCTGCCGATCGTGCTGGAGACGGCTCACTCGCGCTTCCCCGCCATCGAGGGCGAGCGCGACAAGGTGGTCGGCATCCTGCTCGCCAAGGACCTGCTGCGCTACTACGCGGAAGAATCGTTCGACGTGCGCGACATGCTGCGCCCGGCGATCTTCATCCCGGAATCGAAGCGCCTGAACGTATTGCTGCGCGACTTCCGCGCGAACCACAACCACATGGCCATCGTCGTCGACGAGTACAGCGGCGTGGCCGGCCTGATCACCATCGAAGACGTGCTGGAACAGATCGTCGGCGACATCGAGGACGAGTACGACTTCGACGAGGAAGAGGACAACATCCTCTCCATCAAGGAGGGCCAGCTCGGCCCGCGCTGGCGCGTGAAGGCGCTGACGGAGATCGAGCAGTTCAACGAAGAAATCGGCGTCGACCTGCCCGAGGACGACGTCGACACCATCGGCGGCCTCGTCGCGAGCCACCTGGGCCGCATGCCGCACAAGGGCGAAGTCTTCGACCTCGAGAACCTGCGCTTCGAAGTGCTGCGCGCCGACGCCCGCCAGATCCACGTACTGCTGGTCGAGAAACTCCCGGCCAACGACGACGATCACGATTGA
- a CDS encoding PhoH family protein — translation MKTPTQPSYFIPEPLDNTRLAHLCGPLDENLRQISAALDVTIFRRGEKFIVSGTNAQRAVELLERFYAVADKVVPIEEVQLALVEQRAGLKPKTADAEASPKEPGAAVTEEVDKIDGEADDEELVSPMLKTRRHDLRGRTPHQIQYLKAVLEHDISFGIGPAGTGKTYLAVACAVDALERDAVKRIILTRPAVEAGERLGFLPGDFAQKVDPYLRPLYDALYDLLGFDRTQKLFEKQVIEIAPLAFMRGRTLNHAFVILDEAQNTTAEQMKMFLTRIGFGSKAVVTGDVTQVDLHKTQRSGLVDAMHVLKDVRGIAFTQFSSADVVRHPMVARIVDAYEKAASMQELGALPGTLNKPATRHVRKKA, via the coding sequence TTGAAAACGCCCACCCAGCCTTCGTACTTCATTCCCGAGCCGCTCGATAACACGCGGCTCGCCCACCTCTGCGGACCGCTCGACGAGAACCTGCGCCAGATTTCGGCCGCGCTCGACGTGACCATCTTCCGGCGCGGAGAGAAATTCATCGTCAGCGGGACGAACGCCCAGCGCGCCGTCGAACTGCTCGAACGCTTCTATGCCGTGGCCGACAAGGTCGTGCCGATCGAGGAAGTGCAGCTGGCGCTCGTCGAACAGCGCGCCGGCCTGAAACCCAAGACGGCCGACGCCGAGGCATCGCCCAAGGAGCCGGGCGCCGCGGTCACCGAGGAAGTCGACAAGATCGATGGAGAAGCCGACGACGAGGAACTCGTCAGCCCGATGCTCAAGACGCGCCGCCACGACCTGCGCGGCCGCACGCCGCACCAGATCCAGTACCTGAAGGCCGTGCTCGAACACGACATCAGCTTCGGCATCGGCCCGGCCGGCACCGGCAAGACCTATCTCGCCGTCGCCTGCGCCGTCGACGCCCTCGAGCGCGACGCCGTCAAGCGCATCATCCTCACGCGCCCCGCCGTGGAAGCGGGCGAGCGCCTGGGCTTCCTCCCGGGCGACTTCGCGCAGAAGGTCGACCCGTACCTGCGACCGCTGTACGACGCGCTGTACGACCTGCTCGGCTTCGACCGCACGCAAAAGCTGTTCGAGAAGCAGGTGATCGAGATCGCCCCGCTCGCGTTCATGCGCGGCCGCACGCTGAACCACGCGTTCGTGATCCTGGACGAGGCCCAGAACACGACGGCCGAACAGATGAAGATGTTCCTGACCCGGATCGGCTTCGGCAGCAAGGCCGTCGTCACGGGCGACGTCACCCAGGTCGACCTGCACAAGACGCAGCGGAGCGGCCTCGTCGACGCCATGCACGTGCTGAAGGACGTGCGCGGCATCGCCTTCACCCAGTTCTCCAGCGCCGACGTCGTGCGCCATCCGATGGTGGCCCGCATCGTCGACGCCTACGAGAAGGCCGCGTCGATGCAGGAACTCGGCGCGCTCCCCGGCACTTTGAACAAACCAGCGACCCGCCATGTCCGTAAAAAAGCATAA
- the glyQ gene encoding glycine--tRNA ligase subunit alpha, giving the protein MLTFQQIILTLQTYWDKQGCALLQPYDMEVGAGTFHTGTFLRAIGPEPWRAAYVQPSRRPKDGRYGENPNRLQHYYQYQVVLKPAPENILDLYLGSLEALGLDLKKNDVRFVEDDWESPTLGAWGLGWEVWLNGMEVTQFTYFQQVGGLDCKPVLGEITYGIERLAMYLQGVENVYDLVWTEWEENGVKKTLSYGDVFHQNEVEQSTYNFEHSNTELLFQAFANHESEAKRLIELALTLPAYEQIMKASHSFNLLDARGAISVTERAAYIGRVRTLSRLVAQAYYDSREKLGFPMLPKTADDAKAAA; this is encoded by the coding sequence ATGCTCACATTCCAACAAATTATTCTGACTCTGCAAACCTACTGGGACAAGCAGGGTTGCGCCCTGCTCCAGCCGTACGACATGGAAGTCGGCGCGGGCACCTTCCACACCGGCACCTTCCTGCGCGCGATCGGACCGGAACCCTGGCGCGCCGCGTACGTGCAGCCGTCGCGCCGCCCCAAGGATGGCCGCTACGGCGAGAACCCGAACCGCCTGCAGCACTATTATCAGTACCAGGTCGTGCTGAAACCGGCGCCGGAAAACATCCTCGACCTGTATCTCGGTTCGCTGGAAGCGTTGGGCCTGGACCTGAAAAAGAACGACGTGCGCTTCGTCGAGGACGACTGGGAAAGCCCGACCCTGGGCGCCTGGGGCCTCGGCTGGGAAGTCTGGCTGAACGGCATGGAAGTCACGCAGTTCACCTACTTCCAGCAGGTCGGCGGCCTCGATTGCAAGCCCGTGCTGGGCGAGATCACGTACGGCATCGAGCGCCTGGCCATGTACCTGCAGGGGGTCGAGAACGTCTACGACCTCGTGTGGACGGAGTGGGAAGAGAATGGCGTTAAGAAGACGCTCAGCTACGGCGACGTCTTCCACCAGAACGAAGTCGAACAGTCGACCTACAACTTCGAGCATTCGAACACGGAACTGCTGTTCCAGGCCTTCGCCAACCACGAGAGCGAAGCCAAGCGCCTGATCGAACTGGCGCTCACGCTGCCCGCGTACGAGCAGATCATGAAGGCCTCGCACAGCTTCAATTTGCTGGATGCGCGCGGCGCCATCTCCGTCACCGAGCGCGCCGCCTACATCGGCCGCGTGCGCACCCTGTCGCGCCTCGTCGCCCAGGCTTATTACGATTCGCGCGAGAAACTGGGCTTCCCGATGCTGCCGAAGACCGCTGACGACGCAAAAGCCGCCGCCTGA
- a CDS encoding (2Fe-2S)-binding protein, which yields MPALNVNGTATNLDIPDDMPLLWAIRDVLGLTGTKFGCGAALCGACTVHLDGQAIRSCVTPVSAAAGKKITTIEAIGNDPVGAKVQEAWRKIDVVQCGYCQSGQIMSATALLHATPKPGDADIDNAMAGNICRCGTYNRIRKAIKIASGQA from the coding sequence ATGCCCGCCTTGAACGTCAACGGCACCGCCACCAACCTCGATATCCCCGACGACATGCCCTTGCTGTGGGCCATCCGCGACGTGCTCGGCCTGACCGGCACCAAGTTCGGCTGCGGTGCCGCCCTGTGCGGCGCGTGCACCGTGCACCTGGACGGCCAGGCCATCCGCTCCTGCGTGACGCCCGTGTCGGCGGCGGCCGGCAAGAAGATCACGACCATCGAGGCGATCGGCAACGACCCGGTCGGGGCCAAGGTGCAGGAGGCGTGGCGCAAGATCGACGTCGTCCAGTGCGGTTACTGCCAGTCCGGCCAGATCATGTCCGCCACCGCGCTGCTGCACGCGACCCCGAAACCGGGCGACGCCGACATCGACAACGCCATGGCCGGCAATATCTGCCGCTGTGGGACGTACAACCGCATCCGCAAGGCGATCAAGATCGCGTCTGGCCAGGCGTGA
- the ybeY gene encoding rRNA maturation RNase YbeY has translation MSVKKHNLELDVQYPDTRLEASLTPEMVERWVQASLLGPAELAIRFVDAEEGRTLNREYRGKDYATNVLTFAYNEGAEIDDDEPTQADIVLCTDVLQREADEQKKTVEEHAAHLVVHGVLHAQGFDHETDEEAEEMEQLERDIMEVLGYPDPYAENE, from the coding sequence ATGTCCGTAAAAAAGCATAACCTCGAACTGGACGTCCAGTACCCCGACACCCGCCTGGAAGCCTCCCTCACGCCCGAGATGGTCGAGCGCTGGGTACAGGCCTCGCTCCTCGGCCCGGCCGAGCTGGCGATCCGTTTCGTCGACGCGGAGGAAGGCCGGACCCTGAACCGCGAATACCGCGGCAAGGACTACGCCACCAATGTGCTGACCTTCGCCTACAACGAGGGCGCGGAAATCGACGACGACGAACCGACGCAGGCCGACATCGTCCTGTGCACGGACGTCCTGCAGCGCGAAGCGGATGAGCAGAAGAAGACGGTCGAAGAACACGCGGCACACCTCGTCGTGCACGGCGTGCTGCACGCCCAGGGCTTCGACCACGAGACGGACGAGGAAGCGGAAGAGATGGAACAGCTCGAGCGCGACATCATGGAAGTGCTCGGGTACCCGGATCCGTACGCGGAGAACGAATAA
- a CDS encoding HDOD domain-containing protein, translating to MNRLTPEQLAAGVQDLPSLPAVVMELLSSIEQEDIDISVLAKKVSYDQALTAKTLRLANSSSYGLQVKVTTIQQAITFLGFQTTRNLITAAAITGCFPSGRCAGFHDKSFWRHSIATAACARALARRMRFNQDIAFTAGLLHDIGRLVLVTGHPDAYDQVVAWHGQHGGDWQEAERAVLGIDHVDAGVALAEHWNFSDTMRHAIAYHHAPDTQGAGFLAAIVHVANAIVHALDLAGEDDELVPRVSSVAWDAMGLNEEAYLHLFRETELQFGEMSTILMA from the coding sequence ATGAACCGCCTGACACCCGAACAGCTCGCGGCCGGCGTGCAAGACCTGCCCTCGCTGCCCGCCGTCGTCATGGAATTGCTCAGCAGCATAGAGCAGGAAGACATCGACATCTCCGTGCTGGCGAAAAAAGTGTCGTACGACCAAGCCCTGACGGCAAAAACCCTGCGCCTGGCGAATTCGTCGTCGTACGGTCTGCAAGTCAAAGTCACGACGATCCAGCAAGCCATTACGTTTCTTGGCTTCCAGACGACGCGCAACCTGATCACGGCGGCCGCCATCACCGGTTGCTTTCCGAGCGGACGTTGCGCCGGATTTCATGACAAGTCGTTCTGGCGCCATTCGATCGCGACGGCGGCGTGCGCACGCGCGCTGGCGCGCCGGATGCGCTTCAATCAAGACATCGCCTTCACGGCTGGCTTGCTGCACGACATCGGCCGGCTCGTGCTGGTGACGGGCCATCCGGACGCCTATGACCAGGTCGTGGCCTGGCACGGGCAACACGGCGGCGACTGGCAGGAGGCCGAACGGGCCGTGCTGGGCATCGACCACGTCGACGCCGGGGTCGCGCTGGCCGAGCACTGGAATTTCTCGGACACCATGCGTCATGCGATCGCCTACCACCATGCGCCCGACACGCAAGGCGCGGGATTCCTGGCTGCGATCGTGCACGTGGCTAATGCCATTGTCCACGCGCTCGATCTCGCCGGTGAAGACGATGAACTGGTGCCGCGCGTATCCAGCGTGGCCTGGGATGCGATGGGATTGAATGAAGAAGCCTATTTGCATCTGTTCCGTGAGACGGAATTGCAGTTCGGCGAGATGTCGACCATCCTGATGGCTTGA
- the miaB gene encoding tRNA (N6-isopentenyl adenosine(37)-C2)-methylthiotransferase MiaB: MQKKVFIKTFGCQMNEYDSDKMADVLGASDGLVRTDTPDDADVILFNTCSVREKAQEKVFSDLGRLKELKRAKPDLIIGVGGCVASQEGEAIVKRAPHVDMVFGPQTLHRLPQMIQLRRHTGAAQVDISFPEIEKFDHLPPAKVEGPVAYVSIMEGCSKYCSYCVVPYTRGEEVSRRFEDVLTEVAGLAAQGVKEIMLLGQNVNAYRGAMESGEIADFALLLEYVAEIPGIERLRFVTSHPKEFTQRLIDAYAKIPQLVNHLYLPVQHGSDRILQAMKRGYTGLEYKSIIRRIKAVRPDISISSDFIVGFPGETDADFEAMMKLVDDVGFDNSFSFIFSKRPGTPAANLEDDTPHEVKLARLQRLQAQIDANTRKTSAGMVGTVQRILVEGPSKKGGGELQGRTENNRVVNFFPGAASSDTLVGQLVDVRITESLDYTLRGDLVASIDTIAKAS, encoded by the coding sequence ATGCAGAAAAAAGTATTCATCAAGACCTTCGGTTGCCAAATGAACGAGTACGACTCGGACAAGATGGCGGACGTGCTGGGCGCGTCCGACGGGCTCGTACGCACCGACACGCCGGACGACGCCGACGTGATCCTGTTCAACACCTGTTCCGTGCGCGAAAAGGCGCAGGAAAAAGTGTTTTCCGATCTGGGACGCCTCAAGGAACTCAAGCGCGCCAAGCCCGACCTGATCATTGGCGTGGGCGGCTGCGTCGCGTCGCAGGAAGGTGAGGCGATCGTCAAGCGCGCGCCGCACGTGGACATGGTGTTCGGCCCGCAGACGCTGCACCGGCTGCCGCAGATGATCCAGCTGCGCCGTCACACGGGCGCCGCCCAGGTGGACATCAGCTTTCCGGAAATCGAAAAGTTCGACCACCTGCCCCCGGCCAAGGTCGAGGGTCCGGTCGCCTACGTGTCGATCATGGAGGGCTGCAGTAAATATTGCAGCTACTGCGTCGTGCCCTATACCCGCGGCGAGGAAGTCTCGCGCCGCTTCGAGGACGTGCTGACGGAAGTCGCCGGCCTGGCCGCGCAGGGCGTCAAGGAAATCATGCTGCTGGGGCAGAACGTGAACGCCTATCGCGGCGCCATGGAGTCCGGTGAAATTGCGGACTTCGCCCTGCTGCTGGAATACGTGGCCGAGATTCCCGGCATCGAACGCCTGCGCTTCGTCACGAGCCACCCGAAAGAATTCACCCAGCGCCTGATCGACGCGTACGCGAAGATCCCGCAGCTGGTCAACCACCTGTACCTGCCGGTGCAGCACGGCTCCGACCGCATCCTGCAGGCGATGAAGCGCGGCTACACGGGCCTGGAATACAAATCGATCATCCGCCGCATCAAGGCCGTGCGCCCGGACATCTCGATCTCGTCCGACTTCATCGTCGGCTTCCCGGGCGAGACGGACGCCGATTTCGAAGCGATGATGAAACTCGTGGACGATGTCGGCTTCGACAACAGCTTTTCCTTCATCTTCAGCAAGCGCCCGGGCACGCCGGCCGCCAACCTGGAAGACGATACCCCGCACGAGGTCAAGCTCGCGCGCCTGCAGCGCCTGCAGGCGCAAATCGATGCCAACACCCGCAAGACCAGTGCAGGCATGGTCGGCACCGTGCAGCGCATCCTGGTGGAAGGCCCCTCCAAAAAAGGCGGCGGCGAACTCCAGGGGCGTACCGAGAACAACCGCGTCGTCAACTTTTTCCCGGGCGCCGCAAGTAGCGACACGCTCGTCGGCCAGCTGGTCGACGTGCGCATCACCGAGAGCCTGGATTACACCCTGCGCGGCGACCTGGTCGCCAGCATTGATACGATTGCCAAAGCCAGTTGA
- a CDS encoding xanthine dehydrogenase family protein molybdopterin-binding subunit, giving the protein MDQMTKEPVSNKRRQLLKAGAAGGGSLLFGFSLFGCQKPRQGEAPSGDRKEPPSEKAVGQASTAMTNEAPGLAHDAFIRIDRDGIVTLIIHKVEMGQGTFTSLPMLLAEELGADLSKVKLEQAPANNSLYADALLGGQVTGGSTSIRATYKPLREAGAKVRTVLVQAAAKTWNVEPGDVKVVAGTIRHEASNRAVHFGEVVDAASQLKFPAEVKLKDPSQFALVGKAVKRLDSPAKVNGSAQFGIDARLPNMGIAAVAASPVLGGKVAAVDEQKAMAVKGVRQVLRIEGAVAVVAEHFWAAKQGLAAAAPRFDDGTNANVSLAGIVADMMKVSQNTGAVATDKGDALKALDAGPGRRIDVIYEVPFLAHATMEPMNCTVDLKPDGCDIWVGTQVPALAQGAAAKITGLPLEKVRVHNHYIGGGFGRRLEVDNVIQAVEFAKLAKGPIKIIWTREEDIQHDMYRPYYVDRMSARIDDKGMPVAWFHRVTGSSIMSRFAPPMVKNGVDPDAVEVAADLQYAIPAIRVEYMRHEPPGLPTAFWRGVGPTHNVFVVESFIDELAYASKTDPVAFRRSLLQKSPRTLAVLNLAAEKAGWGKPLKPIAGRKLGRGVSTQFAFGTYMAQVAEVSVGPDGDVRVHRVVCALDCGQNVNPDTIVAQMEGGIVFGASAALWDEVTVEKGRVQQTNFSDYRVMRMPEAPAVEVYIVNSHDDPGGIGEPGTAGIAPALANAVFAATGKRVRKLPIGEQLKKA; this is encoded by the coding sequence ATGGACCAGATGACCAAGGAACCCGTTTCGAATAAACGCCGCCAGTTGCTGAAAGCCGGTGCGGCCGGCGGCGGCAGCCTGCTGTTCGGTTTCTCGCTGTTCGGCTGCCAAAAGCCGCGGCAGGGCGAGGCGCCGTCCGGCGACCGCAAGGAGCCGCCCTCCGAAAAGGCCGTCGGCCAGGCCTCGACCGCCATGACCAACGAGGCGCCGGGCCTCGCGCACGACGCCTTCATCCGCATCGACCGCGACGGCATCGTCACCCTCATCATCCACAAGGTCGAGATGGGGCAGGGCACGTTCACGTCGCTGCCGATGCTGCTGGCCGAGGAACTGGGCGCCGATCTCTCGAAGGTGAAGCTGGAGCAGGCGCCCGCCAACAATTCGCTGTACGCCGACGCGCTGCTGGGCGGCCAGGTGACGGGCGGCTCGACGTCGATCCGCGCCACCTATAAACCGCTGCGCGAGGCCGGGGCGAAGGTCCGCACGGTGCTCGTGCAGGCGGCGGCCAAGACTTGGAACGTCGAACCGGGCGATGTCAAGGTCGTGGCCGGAACGATCCGCCACGAGGCGTCGAACCGTGCCGTGCACTTCGGCGAAGTCGTGGACGCGGCGTCGCAGCTGAAGTTTCCGGCCGAGGTCAAGCTCAAGGACCCGTCCCAGTTCGCCTTGGTCGGCAAGGCGGTCAAGCGGCTGGATTCGCCGGCGAAGGTCAACGGGTCCGCGCAATTCGGCATCGATGCTCGCCTGCCCAACATGGGGATCGCTGCCGTGGCGGCATCCCCTGTCCTGGGGGGGAAGGTCGCGGCCGTCGACGAGCAGAAGGCGATGGCCGTGAAAGGCGTGCGCCAGGTGCTGCGCATCGAAGGCGCCGTGGCCGTCGTGGCCGAACATTTCTGGGCCGCGAAACAGGGCCTGGCGGCGGCCGCGCCGCGCTTCGACGACGGTACCAACGCCAACGTCAGCCTGGCCGGCATCGTCGCGGACATGATGAAGGTGTCGCAGAACACGGGCGCCGTCGCCACGGACAAGGGCGACGCGCTCAAGGCGCTGGATGCCGGCCCGGGCCGCCGCATCGACGTCATCTACGAAGTCCCGTTCCTCGCGCACGCGACGATGGAGCCGATGAACTGCACGGTCGACCTGAAGCCGGACGGCTGCGACATCTGGGTCGGCACGCAGGTGCCGGCGCTGGCGCAGGGCGCGGCCGCCAAGATCACCGGGCTGCCGCTGGAGAAGGTCCGCGTGCACAACCATTATATCGGCGGCGGCTTCGGGCGCCGGCTCGAGGTCGACAACGTGATCCAGGCGGTGGAATTCGCCAAGCTGGCCAAGGGACCGATCAAGATCATCTGGACCCGCGAGGAAGACATCCAGCACGATATGTACCGCCCGTACTACGTCGACCGCATGTCGGCGCGCATCGACGACAAGGGCATGCCCGTGGCCTGGTTCCACCGGGTGACGGGATCGTCGATCATGTCGCGCTTCGCGCCGCCGATGGTCAAGAACGGCGTCGATCCGGACGCGGTGGAAGTGGCGGCCGACCTGCAGTATGCGATTCCCGCCATCCGCGTCGAATACATGCGCCACGAGCCGCCCGGCCTGCCGACGGCGTTCTGGCGCGGCGTCGGGCCCACGCACAACGTCTTCGTCGTCGAGAGCTTCATCGACGAGCTGGCGTATGCGAGCAAGACCGACCCCGTCGCGTTCCGCCGCTCGCTGCTGCAGAAATCCCCGCGCACCTTGGCGGTACTGAACCTGGCGGCCGAGAAGGCCGGATGGGGCAAGCCGCTGAAACCGATCGCGGGGCGCAAGCTGGGACGCGGTGTCTCCACGCAGTTTGCCTTCGGCACTTATATGGCGCAGGTGGCGGAAGTGTCGGTGGGGCCGGATGGCGACGTGCGCGTGCACCGCGTCGTGTGCGCCCTGGATTGCGGCCAGAACGTCAATCCGGACACCATCGTCGCGCAGATGGAAGGCGGCATCGTGTTCGGCGCCAGCGCGGCGCTGTGGGACGAGGTGACGGTCGAGAAGGGGCGGGTGCAGCAGACGAACTTCTCCGACTACCGCGTGATGCGCATGCCGGAGGCGCCGGCCGTGGAGGTCTATATCGTGAACAGCCACGACGATCCGGGCGGGATCGGCGAGCCGGGGACGGCGGGCATCGCGCCGGCGTTGGCGAATGCGGTGTTCGCGGCTACGGGCAAGCGGGTGCGCAAGTTGCCGATCGGGGAGCAGCTCAAGAAAGCGTGA
- the lnt gene encoding apolipoprotein N-acyltransferase: MLETSLNLRRRRKPAVAPDPALRGTRPSAMGLVVAALVGFATLFSFDPFGWWPVQFLSLAYLFYQVGMGSSTRRAVLLGWAFGFGWSVAGMHWLYIALNRFGDLPAVLSAIAIALLGLYMGLFGALASGVSSWLRKRWSLPVPAFLLLVFPVCWGVSEWMRGWVFTGFPWAASGYAHVTAPLSGFAPILGVYGIGVLVGVCSACIVMLTQRRKLPAVGLFAALLLAGWGLKHIAWTEPAGKPLTVRLVQGNIRQDEKFSAEHLGDILVRYRDMMTAAPADLIAAPETAIPVFPNQLPPGYLQTFRDYAARTGSAFMFGIPLATSMTVYANSVAGIGPQGQSYRYDKQHLVPFGEFIPTGFRWFTDLMQIPLGDFTRGPDVQAPFAVKDQRVLPNVCYEDVFGEEIAKNLRAEAQPATVLLNVSNLAWYGESVAIPQHLQISRMRTLETGRPMLRATNNGATAVIDGRGNVAALLPFYSQGTLAATVQGMAGTTPYIRFGNLLFLALGALLLGGAWFAGRRRQANG, from the coding sequence GTGTTGGAAACCAGTCTGAACCTGCGGCGGCGCCGCAAGCCCGCCGTGGCGCCCGATCCCGCGCTGCGCGGCACGCGGCCGAGTGCCATGGGCCTCGTCGTCGCGGCGCTCGTCGGCTTTGCCACCCTGTTCTCGTTCGACCCGTTCGGCTGGTGGCCCGTCCAGTTCCTGTCCCTCGCCTATTTGTTCTACCAGGTCGGCATGGGCAGTTCGACCCGCCGCGCCGTGCTGCTTGGCTGGGCGTTCGGCTTCGGCTGGTCGGTCGCCGGCATGCACTGGCTCTATATTGCGCTGAACCGCTTCGGCGACCTGCCGGCCGTGCTGTCCGCGATCGCCATCGCGCTGCTGGGACTTTATATGGGCCTGTTCGGCGCGCTCGCCTCGGGCGTTTCATCCTGGCTGCGCAAGCGCTGGTCGCTGCCGGTTCCCGCCTTCCTGCTGCTCGTCTTCCCCGTCTGCTGGGGCGTGTCGGAATGGATGCGCGGCTGGGTGTTCACCGGATTTCCCTGGGCGGCCTCCGGCTATGCGCACGTGACGGCCCCCCTTAGCGGCTTCGCGCCCATCCTCGGCGTGTACGGCATCGGCGTGCTGGTGGGCGTGTGCTCGGCCTGCATCGTGATGCTGACCCAGCGCCGCAAGCTGCCGGCCGTCGGCCTGTTCGCCGCGCTGCTGCTGGCCGGCTGGGGCCTGAAACACATCGCGTGGACCGAACCCGCCGGCAAACCGCTCACCGTGCGCCTCGTGCAGGGGAACATCCGCCAGGACGAAAAATTCAGCGCCGAGCACCTGGGCGACATCCTCGTGCGCTACCGCGACATGATGACGGCCGCGCCGGCCGACCTGATCGCGGCGCCGGAGACGGCGATCCCCGTGTTCCCGAACCAGCTGCCGCCCGGCTACCTGCAAACGTTCCGCGACTATGCGGCGCGCACCGGCAGCGCGTTCATGTTCGGCATCCCGCTGGCCACAAGCATGACGGTCTATGCGAACAGCGTGGCCGGCATCGGCCCGCAAGGGCAGTCCTACCGCTACGACAAGCAACACCTCGTGCCGTTCGGCGAATTCATCCCGACGGGCTTCCGCTGGTTCACGGACCTGATGCAGATCCCGCTGGGCGATTTCACGCGCGGCCCGGACGTGCAGGCGCCGTTCGCCGTGAAGGACCAGCGGGTGCTGCCGAACGTCTGCTACGAGGACGTGTTCGGCGAAGAGATCGCGAAGAACCTGCGCGCGGAAGCGCAACCGGCCACCGTGCTGTTGAACGTGTCGAACCTGGCGTGGTACGGCGAATCGGTGGCGATCCCGCAGCACCTGCAGATCTCGCGCATGCGCACGCTCGAGACGGGCCGCCCGATGCTGCGCGCGACGAACAACGGCGCCACCGCCGTCATCGACGGCCGCGGCAACGTCGCCGCGCTGCTCCCGTTCTACAGCCAAGGCACGCTGGCGGCGACGGTGCAGGGCATGGCCGGCACCACGCCGTACATCCGCTTCGGCAACCTGCTGTTCCTGGCCCTGGGCGCCCTGCTGCTGGGCGGCGCCTGGTTCGCCGGGCGGCGGCGGCAGGCGAACGGATAA